A genomic stretch from Methylorubrum extorquens includes:
- a CDS encoding methyl-accepting chemotaxis receptor/sensory transducer with PAS domain (Evidence 2b : Function from indirect experimental evidences (e.g. phenotypes); Product type rc : receptor) encodes MLSVLRRSDAASIFDALNRSQAVITFAVDGTVLDANDNFLSLMGYTLGEVRGRHHRLFVDPQEAESAEYEAFWQGLRRGTFQTAAYGRLTKDGRKVWIRASYNPILDAAGRVRKIVKFALDVTTERLASAETAGQIAAISRSQAVIQFDLDGTVRSANANFLDALGYAPHEVEGRHHSQFVRPEEAASAEYRAFWEALARGEYRAGEFLRVGKDGREVWIQATYNPILDPSGRPFKVVKYASDITAAKRVAADMAGKVEAARRSQAVIEFGMDGTVLDANDNFLNALGYTLSEVQGRHHRMFVTPEIAASPAYAEFWATLRAGQFTSAVYQRVAKDGREVWIQASCNPVLDAAGRPFKIVKYAFDISQSMAVRASALAMAEQTLARVRTVAGASEEMHRISESIAEQMNRSHDAVGDIQTRMSAASVLSAKLDDAAAAMTGVVEVITGIAEQINLLALNATIEAARAGAAGRGFAVVATEVKSLAEQARSATARITGEIGAMQAVSRDVGAALVSTAAVVDTVQGFIAQTTADSTRQRATTGQVSTDMQATAASVAEFASRLDAWNVGLEERRGEERLRSSRAGLVAFVPERGRTAGTPQSRPCTILNLSEGGAKLALEAADLPNLITLHIDGEPSRRCRVIRRADDGVGVQFV; translated from the coding sequence ATGCTCTCCGTCCTTCGTCGCTCCGATGCCGCGTCCATCTTCGACGCGCTCAACCGCTCCCAAGCCGTCATCACCTTCGCCGTCGATGGGACGGTGCTCGACGCCAACGACAATTTCCTCTCACTGATGGGCTACACCCTCGGTGAGGTGCGCGGGCGGCATCATCGTCTGTTCGTGGACCCGCAGGAGGCGGAGAGCGCGGAGTACGAGGCGTTCTGGCAGGGCCTGCGCCGCGGCACGTTTCAGACGGCGGCCTATGGGCGTCTCACCAAGGACGGACGCAAGGTCTGGATCCGGGCGAGTTACAATCCAATCCTCGACGCCGCCGGCCGCGTTCGGAAGATCGTCAAATTCGCCCTCGACGTGACGACCGAGCGGCTCGCCTCCGCCGAGACGGCGGGCCAGATCGCCGCGATCAGCCGGTCGCAGGCGGTGATCCAGTTCGACCTCGACGGGACGGTGCGCAGCGCCAACGCCAACTTCCTCGACGCCCTCGGCTACGCGCCGCACGAGGTGGAGGGCCGCCACCACAGCCAGTTCGTGCGGCCGGAAGAGGCGGCATCCGCGGAGTACCGCGCCTTCTGGGAGGCGCTCGCCCGCGGCGAGTACCGGGCCGGCGAGTTCCTGCGCGTCGGCAAGGACGGGCGCGAGGTCTGGATCCAGGCGACCTACAACCCGATCCTCGATCCGTCCGGGCGCCCGTTCAAGGTCGTCAAATACGCGTCCGACATCACGGCGGCCAAGCGCGTCGCCGCCGACATGGCGGGAAAGGTCGAGGCCGCCCGCCGCTCGCAGGCGGTGATCGAGTTCGGCATGGACGGCACGGTGCTCGACGCCAACGACAACTTCCTGAACGCGCTCGGCTACACCCTTTCCGAAGTGCAGGGCCGGCATCACCGGATGTTCGTGACGCCCGAAATCGCCGCGAGCCCGGCCTATGCCGAGTTCTGGGCGACGCTGCGGGCGGGGCAGTTCACCTCCGCCGTCTACCAGCGGGTGGCCAAGGATGGTCGCGAGGTCTGGATTCAGGCCTCCTGCAACCCGGTTCTCGACGCGGCCGGGCGCCCGTTCAAGATCGTAAAATACGCCTTCGACATCAGCCAGAGCATGGCGGTGCGCGCCAGCGCCCTCGCCATGGCCGAGCAGACGCTGGCCCGGGTACGGACGGTGGCCGGCGCGTCCGAGGAGATGCACCGGATCTCGGAATCAATCGCTGAGCAGATGAACCGCTCGCACGATGCGGTCGGCGACATTCAGACCCGCATGAGCGCCGCCAGCGTCCTCTCGGCGAAGCTCGACGACGCGGCCGCCGCGATGACCGGCGTGGTCGAGGTCATTACGGGCATCGCCGAGCAGATCAACCTGCTCGCTCTCAACGCCACGATCGAGGCCGCCCGCGCCGGTGCGGCCGGCCGCGGCTTCGCCGTCGTCGCCACCGAAGTGAAGAGCCTCGCCGAGCAGGCGCGCTCGGCCACCGCGCGCATCACCGGCGAGATCGGTGCCATGCAGGCGGTCTCGCGGGATGTCGGCGCGGCGCTGGTCTCGACCGCGGCGGTGGTCGATACCGTGCAGGGCTTCATCGCGCAGACCACCGCGGACAGCACGCGGCAGCGCGCGACCACCGGTCAGGTCAGCACCGACATGCAGGCCACCGCCGCGAGCGTGGCGGAGTTTGCGAGCCGTCTCGACGCCTGGAATGTCGGGCTGGAGGAGCGGCGGGGCGAGGAGCGCCTTCGCTCCTCGCGCGCCGGCCTTGTCGCGTTCGTGCCGGAGCGCGGGCGAACGGCGGGGACGCCGCAGAGCCGCCCCTGCACCATTCTCAACCTCTCGGAGGGCGGCGCTAAGCTGGCACTCGAGGCTGCGGACCTTCCGAACCTCATCACGCTTCACATCGACGGCGAGCCGTCCCGACGCTGCCGCGTCATACGGCGGGCCGACGACGGGGTCGGCGTTCAGTTCGTCTGA
- a CDS encoding conserved exported protein of unknown function (Evidence 4 : Unknown function but conserved in other organisms), with translation MIHPLPFKAPALAAFMATLLLGPAAAQSSNENSPPSRGSVLTVHGAGSFEQKPDYGRFEVSLVTQDKTLEATVSAHEERAGSAIEVLRRFEQAGVKIERSRFRLDEDRSGGYQPPQYPGHRPPPPKKSATPFTATTTFILKANGIDHLNATMSRIAETGLLRVQSVTFKVENERAALLEARRAAMLDARQQAKVYAEAADVTLVEINAITDGEASPSEVGEADMPRSLRRIQIVPPATISF, from the coding sequence ATGATCCATCCCTTGCCCTTCAAGGCTCCCGCCTTGGCCGCATTCATGGCCACCCTTCTGCTTGGGCCAGCCGCAGCGCAGTCTTCGAACGAGAATTCTCCGCCATCACGCGGATCCGTTCTGACCGTCCACGGCGCGGGCTCGTTCGAACAGAAGCCCGATTACGGGCGCTTCGAGGTAAGCCTGGTCACGCAGGACAAGACGTTGGAGGCAACCGTCTCGGCGCATGAAGAGCGAGCGGGCTCGGCGATAGAGGTCCTGCGTCGGTTCGAGCAAGCAGGCGTGAAAATCGAGAGAAGTCGCTTCCGACTCGATGAGGATCGATCTGGCGGTTATCAGCCACCGCAATATCCTGGACATCGGCCGCCGCCACCCAAGAAATCGGCCACTCCGTTCACCGCAACGACCACCTTCATTTTGAAGGCCAACGGGATCGATCATTTGAACGCAACCATGAGTCGGATTGCGGAAACGGGCCTGCTTCGGGTTCAGTCGGTGACGTTCAAGGTCGAGAATGAGCGGGCCGCGTTGCTCGAAGCGCGCCGTGCGGCCATGCTTGATGCCCGCCAACAAGCCAAGGTCTACGCGGAGGCTGCCGACGTCACGCTCGTCGAGATCAATGCGATCACAGACGGAGAAGCTAGCCCTTCCGAAGTGGGAGAGGCCGACATGCCGCGATCGCTTCGCCGCATCCAAATCGTGCCGCCGGCGACCATTTCTTTTTAA